The following nucleotide sequence is from Streptomyces xiamenensis.
ATCGGGTCCAGCACGTACACCTGGCGCCCCGACAGGTCCTCGGGCATCCGCGAGGCGTACGTCGCCGCCTGCAGCGTCTCCTCGTCCCGGACCATCCCCAGGAAGCCCACCTCGGCGGTCGGCAGCAGCCGCACCATGCCATCGAGCATCCCCAGACCCGCCCGTATGATCGGCACGACGAGCGGCTTGGGGTGTGACAGGCGCACCCCCGTCGTCGCGGCCACGGGGGTGGTGATGTCCACGAGTTCGGTGCGGACGTCACGGGTCGCTTCGTACGCCAGCAGGGTGACCAGCTCGTCAGCCAGCCGCCGGAAGGTGGGGGAATCGGTGCGCTCGTCGCGCAGCGTGGTCAGCTTGTGCGCCACCAGCGGGTGGTCGACGACATGGGTCCGCATGAGTGCGACAGTACCGAATGCCCCGGACACTCCGGCTGCCGGGCGGATGCGGAATATTCCGCGGGTGAACTGCCGGGTTACCCGACAGGGCACCCCTTTTCTGCCACGATGCTGAGTGGCAGAGCCAGACCGAGTGGGGAGAGTCACGGTGTACTTCACCGCACTGCTCGCGCGGACCGATGATGGTTGGGAAGCGAGTGATACCGAGTTCGACGATGTGGAGAGCCTGGACGAGTTGGCCGATCTGGCCCGGGAGGCAGCTCCCGATGACGACACCGTCCTGGTCTGCATCGAGCAGGAGGGCGTCTGGTTCGGCATCGTCCGGATCGATGGCGAGGACGATCCACGCGTCTTCGTCTCGGACGCCGCACGGGCCATGCGCAGCGCGTACGGCGAGATCCTGCTGACGGACGAACTGCTGGGCCGGGAGGCGGCGGAAGCCGACATGCTGGCCCTCGATGACCTGGACGAGCCCGCGGACGACGAGGTCGGGGCCGGCCGGGACACGGACAACGACGAGACCGGCGCCGGCGGCGCCCTGGACGGCGACACCGATCCGGACGAGGTGCCGCGCGGCCCGGTCGGGGACGCGGGCCTGCTGGCCGATCTCGGCATCGACGCCGGGACCGTGCTCACGCTCTCCGCCGACGACGCGCTCGGCGAGATCGCCGAGACGCTGGGCGCGGCGGATGTGCTGGAGGCCGTCAGGTGACCGCCCGGGGTGCCGCGCGGGATGGGTGACGGAACGGCTGGTGGCCCGCCGTACCCCGCAGACCCCGCGGACCCCCTGCGCGATCCCTGGATCCCCGCGATGCGGCAGGCCATGACCCTGGCCGGCACGGCGGGCGCGGCCGGTGACGTACCCGTCGGGGCACTGGTGCTCGGCCCCGGCGGGCCGGACGGCGCGGCCGTGCTCGGCCGGGGTTTCAACGAGCGGGAGGCCACCGGGGACCCGACCGCGCACGCCGAGGTGCTGGCGCTGCGCGAGGCGGCCGGGCATCTCGGCGACTGGCGGCTGACCGGCTGCACGCTGGTGGTCACGCTGGAGCCGTGCACGATGTGCGCGGGGGCCATCGTGCTCTCCCGGGTGGAGCGCGTCGTGTACGGCGCCAGGGACGCCAAGACGGGTGCCGCGGGCTCGCTGTGGGACGTCCTGCGCGACCGGCGGCTCAATCACCGGCCCGAGGTCATCGGTGGCGTGCTGGAGGCGGAGACCGCGGGCCTCCTCACGGAATTCTTCCGGCGCGGCGGATGCTAAGCTTCCGCACGGTAGCGTGTCCGAGCGGCCTAAGGAGCTCGCCTCGAAAGCGAGTGTGGGGGCAACTCCACCGAGGGTTCAAATCCCTCCGCTACCGCGTGTGTGCGACGGGCCCGACCCCCTTCCGGGGGCTCGGGCCCTCGCCGTATCCGCGGGAGGTGGCGCCGCTGTGACGCTGGAACGCACCCGTCGGCTGCTGCTCTTCGCCCTGCTGGTGTTCGTGCTGTACGCGGTGATCGCGGAGCCGGGGCGGGCGGCGGACTTCGCGGCGATGACGATCGAGGCCGTGTCGGGGGCCGCGCTCGGGGTGGGCCGGTTGGTGGCCTCCCTGGTCCACTGACGCCCGGGGCACGGCGATCAACACGTCGTGCTCAGGTGCTTGCACACAGTGGACATGTCTTGTGATGCTATGACCGCTTTTGCCGTTGATTGAAACGTGAAAGGTCGGTCGGCTGGTGGCGGTGACGCAGACCCGGGGCGCCCAGGCACGGGCGCTGACGCAGGCGCTGTTCGAGCAACTGGACCGGCTGGAGGCCGGCACCGCCGAGCACGCCCGGGTCCGGGGAGCGCTGATCGAGGCCAATGTGCCGCTGGTGCGGTACGCGGCCCTGCGCTTCCACAGCCGCAACGAACCGATGGAGGACATCGTCCAGGTCGGGACGATCGGGCTGATCCACGCGATCGACCGGTTCGACCTGGAGCGGGGGGTGCAGTTCCCCACCTTCGCGATGCCCACCATCGTGGGCGAGATCCGCCGCTACTTCCGTGACAGCGTGCGCTCGGTCCATGTGCCGCGCCGGCTGCACGAGTTGTGGGCCCAGGTACGGGCGGCCACCGAGGAGCTGACGGTGGCGCTGGGGCGGGACCCGAACCCGGCGGAGATCGCCGAGCGGCTCCAGATCCCCGAGGAGGACGTGCTGGCCTCGCTGGAGGCGGGCAGCGCGTACCGCGTCTCGTCGCTGGAGGCGGCGCAGGAGCGCGACGACGGGTCCGCCGGGCTGATCGAGCGGCTCGGGTACGAGGACCCGGAGCTGGCGGGGGTCGAACACCGGGCGCTGGTACGGCATCTGCTGGTGCAGTTGCCGGAGCGCGAGCAGCGCATCCTGCTGCTGCGCTACTACCGCAATCTGACCCAGTCGCAGATCAGCGCGGAGCTGGGCGTCTCGCAGATGCACGTTTCGCGGCTGCTCACCAGGAGCTTCGCGCGGCTGCGTTCCGCAAATCCGATCGACGCGTAACTCGAACGAGGGACCCAACTCCTGGAACTCCGGGCTTCGCTGTGCCGTTTTATCGACATGACGCTACATCGTGTTGATGACATGTGACATTCTGCTAGAACCGCGTTTGCCGTGGCGGCAGCTCCGGTATCCACGAGGGTGACGCCACTTCTCGTACCAAGTGCGCCGCCGTGACCCGTCCACGACCTCAAGGGGGTGGCATGTCCGTAGAACTGGGCAGCTCCAAGGTGCTCACCACAGCCGGCACGCCGCAGGAACCCGAACCGCTCCCCGCCGTACCGCCGACCGAAGGCCTCGACACCCGCACGCTCTCCCGTTCCCTCTTCCAGCGCCTCGCCACCCTGGAGAAGGACAGCCCCGAGCGCGGCTATGTCCGGGACACCCTCATCGAGCTCAACCTGCCGCTCGTGCGGTACGCGGCGGCGCGGTTCCGCAGCCGCAACGAGCCGATGGAGGACATCGTCCAGGTCGGCACCATCGGCCTGATCAAGGCGATCGACCGCTTCGACTGCGAACGCGGGGTGGAGTTCCCCACCTTCGCGATGCCCACCGTGGTCGGGGAGATCAAGCGCTTCTTCCGCGACACCTCGTGGTCGGTACGGGTCCCGCGCCGGCTCCAGGAGCTGCGGCTCGCCCTCACCAAGGCCAGCGACGAACTCGCCCAGCGCCTGGACCGTTCCCCCACCGTCGCCGAACTCGCCGTGTGCCTGGGGGTGTCGGAGGACGAGGTCGTCGACGGCCTCGCCGTCGGCAACGCCTACACCGCCAGTTCCCTGGACTCCCCCGCGCCCGAAGAGGACGGCGGCGAGGGCTCGTTGGCCGACCGGCTCGGCTACGAGGACGGCGCGCTGGAGGGCGTGGAGTACCGCGAGTCCCTCAAGCCGCTGCTGGCGAAGCTGCCCGCGCGCGAGCGGCGGATCATCATGCTGCGCTTTTTCGCCAACATGACCCAGTCGCAGATCGGCGAGGAGGTCGGCATCTCGCAGATGCATGTCTCACGGCTGCTGACGCGCACCCTCGCCCAGTTGCGCGACGGTCTGACGGCCGAGGAATGAGAAACCCGGACCGGCGTCGGGGCGCCGGTCCGGGGACGTGACAGGGGTCAGTTGAAGGCGAGCCAGGCCACGCCGGCGAGCGCGATGACACCCACCACGATGCCCACGATCAGCCCGACACGCGGGCCGGCCGACGCCGACTGCTGGGCGCGCCGCTGCGGCGGCTCCTCGTCGACGAAGGCGCGGAACATCTGGGTGCTGCCCGCCGGATCCTGCTGCGGGTTCTGGGGTGCTTGGGGGTTGTGAGCCATGTCCGGTGACCCTAGCGAACGCCTGCCCACAGGACACAGTCCGGTCCCTTGAGGATGGCTTAACCTCACCCTAAGCCTGGTCTATACCAACACCTTGTCATGCGCAGGGGGAGCCGCTGAAATAAGGGCCATGAAGCGGAGACACGCACTGCGTACCCCCACCCGCCGACTTCTCGCGGCAGGTCTGTCACTGGCCCTGGGCTGGACCGCGCTGACGGCCATGACCGCGACGGCCGACCAGGAAACGGACACCGATGTGTCCACTGCGGCCGTCCTGTTCCACGACGACTTCAACGGCCCCGCCGGCTCGGCCGTCGACAGCTCCAAGTGGCAGCTGGAGACGGGTGACAACAGCGGCAACAACCGCGAGCACCAGTACTACACGCCGGGCAACAACAACGCCGCCCTCGACGGCAACGGCAACCTGGTGATCACCGCCCGCAAGGAGAACCCGAACAACTACCAGTGCTGGTACGGGACCTGCCAGTACACCTCGGCCCGGATGAACACGGCCGGAAAGTTCACCACGACGTACGGCAAGGTCGAGGCCCGCATCAAGCTGCCGCGCGGGCAGGGCATCTGGCCCGCGTTCTGGATGCTGGGCAACGACATCGGCCAGATCGGCTGGCCGGCCAGCGGCGAGATCGACATCATGGAGAACATCGGCCGCGAGCCCGGCACGGTGCACGGCACCCTGCACGGCCCCGGCTACTCGGGCGGCGGCGGCATCGGCGCCTCGTACACCCTGCCCGGCGGGCGGGCCTTCGCCGACGACTTCCACACCTTCGCGGTGGACTGGGCCCCCGACCGGATCAGCTGGTCCGTGGACGGCGTCACCTACCAGACCCGCACCCCCGCCGACCTCGGCGGCAACCAGTGGGCGTTCAACAAGCCGTTCTTCATGATCCTCAACCTGGCCGTCGGCGGCGAATGGCCCGGCTACCCGGACGGCAGCACCACCTTCCCGCAGCAGATGATCGTCGACTACGTGACGGTCACCTCCTACGACGGCGGGGGCGACAACGGCGGGGGCAACGGCCGCACCGGCCAGATCTCCGGCCTGGCCGGCAAGTGCGTCGACGTGGCGGGCGCGAACACCGCGAACGGCACCCCGGTCGTCCTGTACGACTGCAACGGTTCCTCGGCGCAGCGCTGGACGGTCCACTCCGACGGCACCCTGCGCGCGCTGGGCAAGTGCCTGAGCCTGGTGGGCAACGCCACCGGCGACGGCACGAAGGTCCACCTGTGGGACTGCACGGGCAACGCGACACAGCGCTGGGCGATCAGCGGCGCGCGGGACATCGTGAACATCTCCGCCGACAAGTGCCTGGACGTTCCCTGGGCGGACCCGGCCAACAACAACCAGCTCCAGATCGCGACCTGCTCCGGGAACGCGGCCCAGAAGTGGACGGCACCCTGATCCGTCCCCGTTCGTTCACCGGGGTATGAGAGCCACGGACAGACCCCTCACACCTCCCAGCCGCCGCGCCCTGATCACGGGCGCGGCGGCGACGGCCGGCACCCTGTGCCTGGCGGCCTGCGGCGCCGGCGGGGACGGCGCGGACAAGAGCACGCCCCCCTCCGAGCTGTCCCTGACCGACGTCCCCGTCGGCGAGGCGGTGGAGGTCGCCACCGCCTCCGGCGAGGAGGCGCTGCTCTACCGCGCCGACGACACGGAGCTCGTGGCCTTCACCGCGGTCTGCACCCACATGGGCGGCAAGGTCACCCCCGAGGGCACCCAGCTCCGCTGCCATCTCCACAACTCGGTCTTCGACGCCGCCACCGGCGAACCCCTCTCGGGCCCCGCCCTCAAACCCCTCCCGCCGCTGGACGTCCGTGTACAAGGGGACGAAATCACCGTCGGCTGAAGCTCGGGATGGCAGTCTTGGCCCATGACGCTGAAGCAGCTGAAGGACACCATCGGCAGGATCGGCATCTGGACCCCCGTGCTCCGCTCGGAGGACCCCGAACGCCGCGCCCAGATCACCGAGGCCGCCACCGAGCTGGACCGCCTCGGCTACGGCGCCATCTGGCTCGGCGGCAGCCCGCACGTGCGGGACACCGTCCCGCTGCTGGAGGCCACCTCCCGGATCGTGGTGGCCACCGGCATCCTCAGCATCTGGAACGACGAGCCGGCCGACGTCGCCCAGGCCTTCAGCCGCGTCAACGCGGCCTTCGACGACC
It contains:
- the upp gene encoding uracil phosphoribosyltransferase; translated protein: MRTHVVDHPLVAHKLTTLRDERTDSPTFRRLADELVTLLAYEATRDVRTELVDITTPVAATTGVRLSHPKPLVVPIIRAGLGMLDGMVRLLPTAEVGFLGMVRDEETLQAATYASRMPEDLSGRQVYVLDPMLATGGTLVAAIRDLIERGADDVTAICLLAAPEGVELMERELAGAPVTVVTAALDERLNELGYIVPGLGDAGDRLYGTAG
- a CDS encoding tRNA adenosine deaminase-associated protein, which gives rise to MYFTALLARTDDGWEASDTEFDDVESLDELADLAREAAPDDDTVLVCIEQEGVWFGIVRIDGEDDPRVFVSDAARAMRSAYGEILLTDELLGREAAEADMLALDDLDEPADDEVGAGRDTDNDETGAGGALDGDTDPDEVPRGPVGDAGLLADLGIDAGTVLTLSADDALGEIAETLGAADVLEAVR
- the tadA gene encoding tRNA adenosine(34) deaminase TadA translates to MGDGTAGGPPYPADPADPLRDPWIPAMRQAMTLAGTAGAAGDVPVGALVLGPGGPDGAAVLGRGFNEREATGDPTAHAEVLALREAAGHLGDWRLTGCTLVVTLEPCTMCAGAIVLSRVERVVYGARDAKTGAAGSLWDVLRDRRLNHRPEVIGGVLEAETAGLLTEFFRRGGC
- a CDS encoding RNA polymerase sigma factor SigF, translating into MAVTQTRGAQARALTQALFEQLDRLEAGTAEHARVRGALIEANVPLVRYAALRFHSRNEPMEDIVQVGTIGLIHAIDRFDLERGVQFPTFAMPTIVGEIRRYFRDSVRSVHVPRRLHELWAQVRAATEELTVALGRDPNPAEIAERLQIPEEDVLASLEAGSAYRVSSLEAAQERDDGSAGLIERLGYEDPELAGVEHRALVRHLLVQLPEREQRILLLRYYRNLTQSQISAELGVSQMHVSRLLTRSFARLRSANPIDA
- a CDS encoding RNA polymerase sigma factor SigF; translated protein: MSVELGSSKVLTTAGTPQEPEPLPAVPPTEGLDTRTLSRSLFQRLATLEKDSPERGYVRDTLIELNLPLVRYAAARFRSRNEPMEDIVQVGTIGLIKAIDRFDCERGVEFPTFAMPTVVGEIKRFFRDTSWSVRVPRRLQELRLALTKASDELAQRLDRSPTVAELAVCLGVSEDEVVDGLAVGNAYTASSLDSPAPEEDGGEGSLADRLGYEDGALEGVEYRESLKPLLAKLPARERRIIMLRFFANMTQSQIGEEVGISQMHVSRLLTRTLAQLRDGLTAEE
- a CDS encoding family 16 glycosylhydrolase, whose translation is MKRRHALRTPTRRLLAAGLSLALGWTALTAMTATADQETDTDVSTAAVLFHDDFNGPAGSAVDSSKWQLETGDNSGNNREHQYYTPGNNNAALDGNGNLVITARKENPNNYQCWYGTCQYTSARMNTAGKFTTTYGKVEARIKLPRGQGIWPAFWMLGNDIGQIGWPASGEIDIMENIGREPGTVHGTLHGPGYSGGGGIGASYTLPGGRAFADDFHTFAVDWAPDRISWSVDGVTYQTRTPADLGGNQWAFNKPFFMILNLAVGGEWPGYPDGSTTFPQQMIVDYVTVTSYDGGGDNGGGNGRTGQISGLAGKCVDVAGANTANGTPVVLYDCNGSSAQRWTVHSDGTLRALGKCLSLVGNATGDGTKVHLWDCTGNATQRWAISGARDIVNISADKCLDVPWADPANNNQLQIATCSGNAAQKWTAP
- a CDS encoding Rieske (2Fe-2S) protein, with product MRATDRPLTPPSRRALITGAAATAGTLCLAACGAGGDGADKSTPPSELSLTDVPVGEAVEVATASGEEALLYRADDTELVAFTAVCTHMGGKVTPEGTQLRCHLHNSVFDAATGEPLSGPALKPLPPLDVRVQGDEITVG